One window of the Janthinobacterium sp. PAMC25594 genome contains the following:
- the pstB gene encoding phosphate ABC transporter ATP-binding protein PstB, whose translation MNPAQDLAPKKKTIEISGLNFFYGKTQSLHNVNLDIHEKKVTAFIGPSGCGKSTLLRTLNRMYDLYPGQRAEGSILYRGRNVLDADQDVNMLRAKVGMVFQKPTPFPMSVYDNIAFGVRLYEDLSKGEMDERVEWALKKAALWGEVKDKLNKSGLSLSGGQQQRLCIARGVAVKPDVLLLDEPTSALDPISTSKVEELISELKQDYTIAIVTHNMQQAARCSDYTAYMYLGELVEFGETDQIFMNPARKETQDYITGRFG comes from the coding sequence ATGAACCCAGCCCAAGACCTGGCACCAAAGAAAAAAACCATCGAGATTTCGGGCCTGAACTTTTTTTACGGCAAAACGCAAAGCTTGCATAACGTCAACCTGGACATCCACGAAAAGAAGGTCACGGCTTTCATCGGCCCGTCCGGTTGCGGCAAGTCAACCCTGCTGCGCACCCTGAACCGCATGTACGATCTGTATCCGGGCCAGCGCGCGGAAGGCTCGATCCTGTACCGCGGCCGCAACGTGCTCGACGCGGACCAGGACGTCAACATGCTGCGCGCCAAGGTCGGCATGGTGTTCCAGAAGCCGACGCCGTTCCCCATGTCCGTGTATGACAACATCGCCTTCGGCGTGCGCCTGTATGAAGACCTGTCGAAAGGCGAGATGGACGAGCGCGTCGAGTGGGCCCTGAAAAAGGCGGCGCTGTGGGGCGAAGTCAAGGATAAGCTGAACAAGAGCGGCCTGTCGCTGTCGGGCGGCCAGCAGCAGCGTTTGTGCATCGCGCGCGGCGTGGCCGTGAAGCCGGACGTCTTGCTGCTCGATGAGCCGACCTCGGCGCTGGACCCGATCTCGACCTCGAAAGTGGAAGAGCTGATCAGCGAACTGAAACAGGATTACACGATCGCCATCGTGACGCACAATATGCAGCAGGCGGCGCGCTGCTCCGACTACACTGCCTATATGTACCTGGGCGAACTGGTGGAATTCGGCGAAACGGACCAGATCTTCATGAATCCGGCCCGCAAGGAAACGCAGGATTACATCACGGGTCGCTTCGGCTGA
- the senA gene encoding selenoneine synthase SenA, whose translation MTLINASFRHAGAQQLAQSLQAARQDTLSLFDCYVSAGLDVVAGLPRHPRLNPPLWQLAHIAWFAEWFILREAASSHPADAIYNSLLTRGDDMFDANMVEHRARWKLELPSPGAVKTYCREVLDRVLDKLSREPNVDSALAPYRLALAHEDLCGEEMLAGLQWLGLEASESLAASPALPPGAGQIAFPGGTIALGSPRGAGFAFDNESPPHSCYVAPFSIDACAVSNAQFADFVADGGYQNRQFWSAAGSAWLMRQERSSPLYWLREATQWRTMRFGQRTTLPPNEAVRHINLYEAQAYCAWAGRRLATEAEWEYAALSGHPRFHWGQVWEWTATPFEPYPGFAVDAWREYSAPYFMRHQVLRGAAFATSPRLRSARMRAFHAPERGDIFAGLRTCAW comes from the coding sequence ATGACTTTAATCAACGCCTCTTTTCGCCACGCCGGCGCGCAGCAACTGGCCCAATCGCTGCAGGCCGCGCGCCAGGACACGCTTTCCCTGTTCGACTGTTATGTCAGTGCCGGGCTGGACGTGGTGGCGGGCCTGCCCCGTCATCCGCGCCTCAATCCACCGTTATGGCAGCTCGCGCATATCGCCTGGTTCGCCGAGTGGTTCATCCTGCGCGAAGCCGCTTCCAGCCATCCGGCCGACGCCATCTACAATTCCCTGCTGACGCGCGGCGACGATATGTTCGACGCCAATATGGTGGAGCACCGTGCGCGCTGGAAGCTGGAACTGCCCAGTCCGGGCGCCGTGAAAACGTATTGCCGCGAAGTGCTGGACCGGGTGCTCGATAAACTCTCGCGCGAACCGAACGTCGACAGCGCCCTGGCGCCGTACCGGCTGGCGCTGGCGCATGAAGACTTGTGTGGCGAGGAAATGCTGGCCGGTTTGCAATGGCTGGGCCTGGAAGCCTCCGAATCCCTCGCTGCCAGCCCGGCCTTGCCGCCCGGCGCGGGGCAGATCGCTTTTCCTGGCGGCACCATCGCACTCGGTTCGCCGCGCGGGGCCGGGTTTGCCTTCGACAATGAATCGCCGCCCCATAGCTGCTACGTGGCGCCGTTTTCCATCGATGCTTGCGCCGTATCCAACGCCCAGTTTGCCGATTTCGTCGCCGATGGCGGCTACCAGAACCGCCAGTTCTGGAGCGCGGCCGGCAGCGCCTGGCTGATGCGGCAGGAGCGCTCGTCGCCCCTGTACTGGCTGCGCGAAGCGACGCAGTGGCGCACCATGCGTTTCGGCCAGCGCACGACCTTGCCGCCGAATGAGGCCGTGCGCCACATCAATCTGTATGAAGCGCAAGCGTACTGCGCCTGGGCGGGGCGCCGCCTGGCGACCGAGGCGGAATGGGAGTATGCTGCGCTGTCCGGCCATCCGCGCTTTCACTGGGGCCAGGTGTGGGAGTGGACGGCGACGCCGTTCGAACCGTATCCGGGCTTTGCGGTGGATGCGTGGCGCGAATATTCGGCGCCGTATTTCATGCGGCACCAGGTGCTGCGCGGCGCCGCCTTCGCCACGTCGCCGCGCCTGCGTTCAGCCCGCATGCGCGCCTTCCACGCGCCCGAACGGGGCGACATCTTTGCCGGCCTGCGCACCTGCGCCTGGTAG
- the pstC gene encoding phosphate ABC transporter permease subunit PstC, translating to MTDSISHAQMLSTMRKQRIQDFLFHKVTMLFALSVLIVLVGIIISLIMESIPAFKTFGLHFIVSAEWDPVNDQYGALIPIIGTLVTSVIALLIAFPVSFGIALFLTEICPAWLRRPLGTAVELLAGVPSIIYGIWGLFVFAPLFADHVQPILKATLGNVPVIGQLFSGPMMGIGLLTAGLVLAIMIIPFIASVMRDVFEIVPAVLKESAYGLGCTRWEVVRKIVLPYTKTGVVGGVMLGLGRALGETMAVTFVIGNANKLSWSLFAAGNSITSLLANEFGEAQSELHVASLFSLALILFVITFIVLSAAKLMLAGMSRKEGTK from the coding sequence ATGACCGATTCCATCAGTCACGCGCAAATGCTTTCCACCATGCGCAAGCAGCGCATCCAGGATTTTTTGTTCCACAAGGTGACGATGCTGTTCGCCCTGTCGGTGCTGATCGTCCTGGTGGGCATCATCATTTCGCTGATCATGGAATCGATACCGGCCTTCAAGACCTTCGGCCTGCACTTCATCGTGTCCGCGGAATGGGACCCCGTCAATGACCAGTACGGCGCCCTGATCCCCATCATCGGTACCCTGGTGACGTCGGTGATTGCCCTGCTGATCGCCTTTCCCGTCAGCTTCGGCATCGCCCTGTTCCTCACGGAAATCTGCCCGGCCTGGCTGCGCCGCCCGCTGGGCACGGCTGTCGAGCTGCTGGCCGGCGTGCCATCGATCATCTACGGCATCTGGGGCCTGTTCGTGTTTGCGCCCCTGTTTGCCGACCATGTCCAACCTATCCTGAAAGCCACGCTGGGCAACGTGCCTGTCATCGGCCAGCTGTTCAGCGGCCCCATGATGGGCATCGGCTTGCTGACGGCCGGCCTGGTGCTGGCCATCATGATCATCCCCTTCATCGCTTCCGTGATGCGCGACGTATTCGAGATCGTCCCTGCCGTGCTGAAAGAATCCGCATACGGCCTGGGCTGCACGCGTTGGGAAGTGGTGCGCAAGATCGTCTTGCCATACACCAAGACCGGCGTCGTCGGCGGCGTCATGCTGGGCCTGGGCCGCGCGCTGGGCGAAACCATGGCCGTGACCTTCGTCATCGGTAATGCCAACAAGCTGTCGTGGTCGCTGTTTGCCGCCGGTAACAGCATCACCTCGCTGCTGGCGAACGAATTCGGCGAAGCGCAATCCGAGCTGCACGTCGCGTCGCTGTTCTCGCTGGCGCTGATCCTGTTTGTCATCACCTTTATCGTCTTATCCGCCGCCAAGCTGATGCTGGCAGGCATGTCCCGCAAGGAAGGCACGAAATGA
- a CDS encoding LiaI-LiaF-like domain-containing protein, translating to MKNRPPLHSPSQIVLGVIVIGLGLLFLLDNLGFINVRYTFRFWPTILIIFGLLKISQSHTRSGYILGGVMVLLGLSWTLKAMGLFYINWSMLWPLLIIAAGVAVVSKSLPGGQQRQRRQRQAAPPDDADHFGQARNGAVSLDKDAADATAAPGASDQADDDSIIEVTAILGGYVRRVSSQRFKGGDINVIMAGCEIDLRQASIEGEAVLNVSALCGGVTIKIPPDWSVVLQGTPILGGFEEKTIVPPNQSKRLYVTGYAIMGGLEIRN from the coding sequence ATGAAAAATAGACCGCCGCTGCACTCGCCATCGCAGATCGTGCTGGGCGTCATCGTCATCGGCCTGGGGCTGCTGTTCCTGCTCGATAACCTCGGCTTCATCAATGTGCGCTACACCTTCCGCTTCTGGCCCACCATCCTCATCATTTTCGGCTTGCTGAAAATATCGCAAAGCCATACCCGCTCCGGCTACATCCTCGGCGGCGTGATGGTCTTGCTGGGCCTGAGCTGGACCCTGAAAGCCATGGGCTTGTTCTATATCAATTGGAGCATGCTGTGGCCGCTACTCATCATTGCCGCCGGCGTGGCCGTCGTGTCGAAATCGCTGCCGGGCGGGCAGCAGCGGCAGCGACGCCAGCGCCAGGCTGCTCCCCCTGACGATGCCGACCATTTTGGCCAGGCCCGCAATGGCGCCGTTTCCCTCGACAAGGATGCGGCCGATGCCACTGCAGCGCCCGGCGCCAGCGACCAGGCGGACGACGACAGCATCATCGAAGTGACGGCCATCCTCGGCGGCTATGTGCGGCGCGTGTCGTCGCAGCGCTTCAAGGGCGGCGATATCAATGTCATCATGGCCGGCTGTGAAATCGACTTGCGCCAGGCGTCGATCGAAGGCGAAGCCGTGCTCAACGTGTCTGCCCTGTGCGGCGGCGTCACCATCAAGATTCCGCCCGACTGGAGCGTCGTGCTGCAGGGCACGCCCATCCTTGGCGGTTTCGAAGAAAAGACCATCGTGCCGCCGAACCAGAGCAAGCGTCTGTACGTGACGGGTTACGCCATCATGGGCGGCCTCGAAATCCGCAACTAG
- the phoU gene encoding phosphate signaling complex protein PhoU, with protein MLGEHSSKQYDNELEAIRSKVLLMGGIVETQFLDAMTCFRIGNPERADRVMREDDVVNQLEVSLDDACSHLIVRRQPAANDLRTIMATIKVITDLERVGDEATKIARVAKNLHKRGNGVVNHYEMVRGIANTATDMLHDALDAFARNDGKQALQLIAQDAIIDHEFRSIMRNLITFMMEDPRTISAALDTLWVAKAIERIGDHAKNIAEYVIYVVEGKDIRHTKVAAPAISEELPE; from the coding sequence ATGTTAGGCGAACATTCATCCAAGCAATACGACAACGAACTCGAAGCGATCCGCTCGAAAGTTCTGCTGATGGGCGGCATCGTTGAAACCCAGTTCCTCGACGCGATGACGTGCTTTCGCATCGGCAACCCGGAACGCGCCGACCGCGTGATGCGCGAAGACGACGTCGTCAACCAGCTGGAAGTGTCGCTGGACGACGCGTGCAGCCATCTGATCGTGCGCCGCCAGCCGGCCGCCAACGATTTGCGCACCATCATGGCCACCATCAAGGTGATTACCGACCTCGAGCGCGTAGGCGACGAGGCGACCAAAATCGCCCGCGTGGCGAAGAATCTGCACAAGCGGGGCAACGGCGTCGTCAACCATTACGAGATGGTGCGCGGCATTGCCAACACGGCCACCGACATGCTGCACGATGCGCTCGATGCGTTCGCGCGCAACGATGGCAAGCAGGCCTTACAATTAATTGCACAAGACGCCATCATCGACCATGAGTTTCGGTCTATCATGCGCAACTTGATCACCTTTATGATGGAAGACCCGCGCACGATTTCGGCGGCGCTCGATACCCTGTGGGTGGCCAAGGCCATCGAACGGATCGGCGACCATGCGAAAAACATCGCCGAATACGTGATTTACGTGGTTGAAGGCAAGGACATCCGCCACACCAAGGTGGCGGCTCCCGCCATTTCCGAGGAGCTCCCTGAGTAA
- a CDS encoding LiaI-LiaF-like domain-containing protein produces MKPELAYYRRTQLLWGVLLIAIGAIILLDRLDVIYLHDYYALWHYWPLILVVFGLNKLLTPVSAKQVLSGLWLIFFAAWWYVSYEELWNMTFYNSWPALLIAWGVGLVLEPLLNKHFIAYRESEHEK; encoded by the coding sequence GTGAAACCTGAACTAGCGTACTACCGCCGTACCCAGCTGCTGTGGGGCGTGCTGCTGATCGCCATCGGCGCCATCATCCTGCTGGACCGGCTCGATGTGATCTATCTCCATGACTACTATGCTCTATGGCATTATTGGCCGCTGATACTGGTCGTCTTCGGCCTCAACAAGCTGCTCACGCCCGTGTCCGCCAAGCAGGTACTGAGCGGCCTGTGGCTGATCTTTTTTGCCGCCTGGTGGTATGTGTCGTATGAAGAACTGTGGAATATGACCTTCTACAATAGCTGGCCAGCCTTGCTGATCGCCTGGGGCGTGGGCCTCGTGCTGGAACCGCTGCTGAACAAACATTTTATTGCCTACCGGGAGTCCGAGCATGAAAAATAG
- a CDS encoding NAD-dependent epimerase/dehydratase family protein: protein MKVFLTGAAGFIGSSIAAGLVRAGHQVTGLVRKPEQVAELAKVGVVGVQGDLNDRALLIEQARAADAVINAASSDHRAAVEAIIEALAGSNKPFLHTSGSSIVGDASGGEGTEQIYYEDKLPAPTADKAARVAIDDLVLASAAQGVRASVLCNTLIYGHGALPRDSVQLPRLLKQARKSGIVRHVGPGRNSWSNVHIDDVVSLYLLALEKSPAGTFYFVESGEAAFRDMTAAIALALQLGPAQDWPLAEAIAEWGYEMASYGLGSNSRVRGERARTLLGWQPQGPAVLEWIKHDMLKPPHAIAA, encoded by the coding sequence ATGAAAGTGTTTTTAACGGGTGCGGCAGGTTTCATCGGCAGTTCCATCGCGGCGGGTCTCGTGCGCGCCGGCCATCAGGTCACGGGCCTCGTGCGCAAGCCGGAGCAGGTGGCCGAGCTGGCCAAGGTGGGTGTGGTGGGCGTGCAAGGCGATTTGAACGACCGCGCATTGCTCATCGAGCAGGCGAGGGCGGCGGACGCCGTCATCAATGCGGCCAGCAGCGACCACCGGGCCGCCGTCGAAGCGATCATTGAAGCGCTGGCTGGCAGCAACAAGCCGTTCCTCCACACCAGCGGCTCGTCCATCGTGGGCGATGCCTCGGGTGGCGAGGGCACGGAACAGATCTATTACGAGGACAAGCTGCCGGCGCCCACGGCCGACAAGGCGGCAAGGGTCGCCATCGACGACCTGGTGCTGGCCAGCGCCGCGCAAGGCGTGCGCGCCAGCGTGCTGTGCAACACCCTGATCTATGGCCACGGCGCCTTGCCACGCGACAGCGTGCAGTTGCCACGCCTGCTGAAACAGGCGCGTAAGAGCGGCATCGTGCGCCACGTGGGGCCGGGCCGCAATAGTTGGTCGAACGTGCATATCGACGACGTCGTCAGCCTGTATTTGCTGGCGCTGGAAAAGTCGCCTGCCGGCACGTTTTACTTTGTCGAATCGGGCGAGGCGGCCTTCCGCGACATGACGGCCGCCATCGCCCTGGCATTGCAGTTGGGACCGGCGCAGGACTGGCCGCTGGCCGAGGCGATTGCCGAATGGGGCTACGAGATGGCGTCGTACGGCCTCGGCTCCAACAGCCGCGTGCGCGGCGAGCGGGCACGCACCCTGCTGGGCTGGCAGCCGCAGGGGCCAGCCGTGCTGGAGTGGATCAAGCACGACATGCTCAAGCCGCCGCACGCTATCGCCGCTTGA
- a CDS encoding UvrD-helicase domain-containing protein, protein MSTDNAPQFIPKRITPTPEQVAIQTAQKKVVLIDANAGAAKTTTLALRLAEALHRGRAPERMLALVFTEAARVALRQRLLEVGVPLGVVKRLTVDTFDAFAAKVLLQLENMQVASMRSDEELRPVAWEALEVVSEKYAHRYPLEINTTNGAIAEFLKLQLRTKARLDFQNPDFESNSLDDNLELLGMSRTHYLWLREYEGLRGADTGDIQFRAPFDATYDLVRMLDGDEPLRQQLPAFQIIVADELHDLNEASFRLLTMLIRRGNAFFCGAGDKDQVIYTWSGADHRFLRQRFEQEFPALQRLPLTASYRYGPQLAQAVGVLKNKASVSALSRATHIDVLEYDHAQPQACSAQLIAALEQAHAGTTAILLRDRDQAIRVETALFQSGIAYGLVDMNSYLLSLEVLMLRGMVAIARKDLHAIKSGPRRGDILEALVAFAEIPFTRAELQQAKADVANYPDLLEGFLTNQLAKSQNQDKAALTLAAVDYLRALPPDALAGDALQHIFGLMQLEQTARRIYVDPAQARVVARSLHGFIAVCREAGVALGGFAGWLGEMEDAVTVSTGKAKLVIACIDQIKGLEYNHVILPYLAVDEFPRSKTDPLEEENRFYVAATRARDRLTLLTPQDPAYQSRYIAALQLKNKIVAPKA, encoded by the coding sequence TTGAGTACAGATAACGCCCCGCAGTTCATTCCCAAACGCATCACGCCCACGCCGGAGCAGGTGGCCATCCAGACGGCGCAAAAGAAAGTGGTCTTGATCGACGCCAATGCCGGCGCCGCCAAGACGACGACCCTGGCCCTGCGCCTGGCCGAAGCCTTGCACCGTGGCCGCGCGCCCGAGCGCATGCTGGCCCTGGTCTTCACGGAAGCGGCGCGCGTGGCGCTGCGCCAGCGCCTGCTGGAAGTGGGCGTGCCGCTCGGCGTCGTCAAGCGCCTGACCGTCGATACCTTCGACGCGTTTGCCGCCAAGGTGCTGCTGCAGCTGGAAAACATGCAGGTAGCCTCCATGCGCAGCGATGAGGAGCTGCGCCCCGTGGCCTGGGAAGCGCTGGAAGTGGTCTCCGAGAAATACGCTCACCGCTATCCGCTGGAAATCAATACGACCAACGGCGCCATCGCCGAGTTCCTGAAGTTGCAGTTGCGCACCAAGGCGCGCCTGGATTTCCAGAATCCTGACTTCGAGAGCAACTCGCTCGATGACAACCTGGAGCTGCTGGGCATGTCGCGCACGCATTATCTATGGCTACGCGAATATGAAGGCTTGCGCGGCGCCGACACGGGCGATATCCAGTTCCGCGCCCCGTTCGACGCCACCTACGACCTGGTGCGCATGCTCGACGGCGACGAACCGCTGCGCCAGCAATTGCCGGCCTTCCAGATCATCGTGGCCGATGAATTGCACGACTTGAACGAGGCGTCGTTCCGCCTGCTGACCATGCTGATACGCCGCGGCAACGCGTTTTTCTGCGGCGCCGGCGACAAGGATCAAGTGATTTATACGTGGTCGGGCGCCGACCACCGCTTTTTGCGCCAGCGTTTCGAGCAGGAATTCCCCGCCTTGCAGCGCTTGCCGCTGACGGCATCCTACCGCTACGGCCCGCAGCTGGCGCAGGCTGTCGGCGTGTTGAAAAACAAGGCCAGCGTGTCGGCCCTGTCGCGCGCCACCCATATCGACGTGCTGGAGTACGACCATGCGCAGCCCCAGGCGTGCAGCGCGCAGCTGATCGCCGCGCTCGAACAAGCGCATGCGGGCACGACGGCCATCTTGCTGCGCGACCGCGACCAGGCCATCCGCGTGGAAACGGCCCTTTTCCAGAGCGGCATCGCGTATGGCCTGGTGGACATGAACAGCTATTTGCTGAGCCTGGAAGTACTGATGCTGCGCGGCATGGTCGCCATCGCCCGCAAGGATTTACATGCGATCAAGAGCGGCCCGCGCCGTGGCGACATCCTCGAAGCCCTGGTGGCGTTCGCGGAAATCCCGTTTACGCGCGCGGAATTGCAGCAAGCCAAGGCCGACGTGGCCAATTACCCGGATTTGCTGGAAGGCTTTTTGACCAACCAGCTGGCCAAGTCGCAGAACCAGGACAAGGCGGCGCTGACCCTGGCCGCCGTCGACTACCTGCGCGCCTTGCCCCCGGACGCTCTGGCGGGCGACGCGCTGCAGCACATCTTCGGCCTGATGCAGCTGGAACAGACGGCGCGCCGCATCTATGTCGATCCGGCGCAGGCGCGGGTCGTGGCCCGTTCCCTGCACGGCTTCATTGCCGTGTGCCGCGAGGCGGGCGTGGCGCTGGGCGGCTTTGCCGGCTGGCTGGGCGAGATGGAAGACGCTGTGACGGTCTCGACCGGCAAGGCCAAACTGGTGATCGCCTGCATCGACCAGATCAAGGGCCTGGAATACAACCATGTCATCCTGCCTTACCTGGCCGTCGATGAATTCCCACGCAGCAAGACCGACCCGCTGGAAGAGGAAAACCGTTTTTATGTGGCCGCCACGCGCGCGCGCGACAGGCTCACTTTGCTGACGCCGCAAGACCCTGCTTATCAGAGCCGCTACATCGCCGCCCTGCAGCTGAAAAACAAGATTGTTGCGCCGAAAGCATAA
- the pstA gene encoding phosphate ABC transporter permease PstA produces the protein MSQLSQVSTHDVPAKPAMNPVYRKRLLMHRIGIALSVAAMALGLAVLVWILFTLVIKGFGALSIDLFTQTTPAPGSEGGGLINAIVGSALMVGLATVVSTPIGILAGIYLAEYGEENKFAQVTRFVTDIMLSAPSIVIGLFVYALYVAHVKHFSGYAGAIALSLIAVPVVVRTTDNMLRLVPNSLLEAAFALGAPRWKVATLVRLRAVKAGVITGVLLALARIAGETAPLLFTALNNQFQSFNMNAPMANLPSVIASFAMSPYDNWRSLAWGGALLITFSVLALNILSRTVFSQKVPN, from the coding sequence ATGAGCCAACTCAGCCAAGTTAGCACGCACGACGTTCCGGCCAAGCCGGCCATGAATCCTGTCTACCGCAAGCGCCTGCTGATGCACCGCATCGGCATCGCCCTGTCGGTGGCGGCCATGGCCCTGGGCCTGGCCGTGCTGGTGTGGATTCTGTTCACGCTGGTGATCAAGGGTTTCGGCGCGCTATCGATCGACCTGTTCACGCAAACCACGCCGGCCCCCGGCAGCGAAGGCGGCGGCCTGATCAATGCCATCGTCGGCAGCGCCCTGATGGTGGGCCTGGCGACTGTCGTCAGCACCCCGATCGGCATCCTGGCCGGCATCTACCTGGCCGAATACGGCGAAGAAAACAAGTTTGCGCAAGTGACGCGCTTTGTGACGGACATCATGCTGTCGGCGCCATCGATCGTCATCGGCCTGTTTGTGTATGCGCTGTACGTGGCCCACGTGAAACACTTCTCCGGTTACGCGGGCGCCATCGCGCTGTCGCTGATCGCCGTGCCGGTGGTGGTGCGCACGACGGACAATATGCTGCGTTTGGTACCGAACAGCCTGCTGGAAGCCGCGTTTGCCCTCGGTGCGCCGCGCTGGAAGGTGGCCACCCTGGTGCGCTTGCGCGCCGTGAAAGCCGGCGTCATCACCGGTGTGCTGCTGGCCCTGGCCCGCATCGCCGGCGAAACGGCGCCGCTGTTGTTCACGGCCCTGAATAACCAGTTCCAAAGCTTTAACATGAATGCGCCGATGGCCAACTTGCCGTCCGTCATCGCATCGTTCGCGATGAGCCCGTACGACAACTGGCGCTCGCTGGCCTGGGGCGGCGCATTGCTGATCACCTTCAGCGTGCTGGCCTTGAATATCCTGTCGCGCACCGTGTTCAGCCAAAAAGTCCCTAATTAA
- the phoR gene encoding phosphate regulon sensor histidine kinase PhoR gives MNPKLLFWVPAALRMVLALLGVSIVWYLFGATYALGIAFVLMAMMVFVQLSYLFQLSNWLDNPQSAKLPDGWGAWTSIFARLYRMRRDDEKNQAELTEWLARFRQAMHLLPDGVVIMDDVLFLEWCNPAAEKHLGLTHERDKGMRVTNLIRSPEFMDYIILGRYDQPLTITFRNRKLIVQIIPFENRRQILVTHDVTETERIEMMRRDFIANASHELRTPLTVIVGFLEIASAELDLDAATRAAHLKLMTEQGHRMQHLIEDMLTLSRLESVDYPLRPEPVDIKKLMQQVLRDAKGLSAGKHEIKMECNGPDVLGSYDELYSAFGNLASNAVRYTPAGGSIALRWQDGPAGPQFIAQDTGIGISQEHISRLTERFYRVDKSRSRETQGTGLGLAIVKHVLLRHGGTLAIQSVADKGSSFIVSMPKSVVTPLQGGLLVK, from the coding sequence ATGAATCCGAAATTGCTGTTCTGGGTGCCGGCCGCCTTGCGCATGGTGCTGGCGCTGCTGGGCGTGTCCATCGTCTGGTATCTGTTTGGCGCCACGTATGCGCTGGGCATCGCCTTCGTGCTGATGGCCATGATGGTGTTCGTGCAGCTGTCGTATCTGTTCCAGCTGAGTAACTGGCTGGACAATCCGCAAAGCGCCAAGCTGCCCGACGGCTGGGGCGCCTGGACCAGCATCTTCGCGCGCCTGTACCGCATGCGCCGCGACGACGAGAAAAACCAGGCCGAGCTGACGGAATGGCTGGCGCGTTTCCGCCAAGCCATGCACCTGTTGCCCGACGGCGTCGTCATCATGGACGATGTGCTGTTCCTCGAATGGTGCAACCCGGCCGCCGAGAAACACCTGGGCCTGACGCACGAGCGCGACAAGGGCATGCGTGTGACCAACCTGATCCGCAGCCCCGAGTTCATGGATTACATCATCCTGGGCCGCTACGACCAGCCGCTGACGATCACTTTCCGCAACCGCAAGCTGATCGTGCAGATCATTCCGTTCGAGAACCGCCGCCAGATCCTCGTCACGCACGATGTGACGGAAACGGAACGCATCGAAATGATGCGCCGCGACTTCATCGCCAACGCTTCGCACGAACTGCGCACGCCGCTGACGGTCATCGTGGGCTTCCTGGAAATCGCTTCCGCCGAGCTGGACCTGGACGCCGCCACGCGCGCCGCTCACCTCAAACTGATGACGGAGCAGGGCCACCGCATGCAGCATCTGATCGAGGATATGCTGACCCTGTCGCGCCTGGAATCGGTCGACTATCCGCTGCGCCCCGAGCCCGTGGATATCAAGAAGCTCATGCAGCAGGTCTTGCGCGACGCCAAGGGCTTGTCGGCCGGCAAGCACGAGATCAAGATGGAATGCAACGGTCCCGACGTGCTGGGCAGCTACGACGAGCTGTACAGCGCGTTTGGCAACCTGGCGTCGAACGCCGTGCGCTATACGCCGGCCGGCGGCAGCATCGCTCTGCGCTGGCAGGATGGCCCGGCCGGACCGCAATTCATCGCGCAAGACACGGGCATCGGCATCAGCCAGGAACATATTTCGCGCCTGACGGAACGTTTTTACCGCGTCGACAAAAGCCGTTCGCGCGAAACCCAGGGCACGGGCCTGGGCCTGGCCATCGTCAAGCACGTGCTGCTGCGCCACGGCGGCACGTTGGCCATCCAGTCCGTGGCCGACAAGGGCAGCAGCTTCATCGTCAGCATGCCGAAGTCCGTCGTCACGCCGCTGCAGGGCGGGTTGCTGGTCAAGTAG
- a CDS encoding response regulator, translating to MASDKTTVLIVEDEPAIVELVTYSLRESGWNCCSVQNVADAWEFIQHRTPHLILLDWMLPDQTGLRLLSRIRADRNFAAIPVIMLTAKSMEEDKLAGLNSGADDYVTKPFSPRELLARAKALLRRKSPEHAQAPMRAGNVALDPVSCTVMMDEQKIDIGHAEYKLLKFLLAHPERVFSRSQLLDKVWGDHVVIEERTVDVHVLRLRKALKEAESLIKTVRSVGYMLSEK from the coding sequence ATGGCATCTGATAAAACCACGGTATTGATTGTTGAAGATGAGCCAGCCATCGTCGAGCTGGTGACGTATTCGCTGCGCGAATCGGGCTGGAATTGCTGTTCCGTACAAAACGTTGCCGATGCCTGGGAATTCATCCAGCACCGCACGCCGCACCTGATCCTGCTGGACTGGATGCTGCCGGACCAGACGGGCTTGCGCCTGCTGTCGCGCATCCGCGCCGACCGCAATTTCGCCGCCATCCCCGTCATCATGCTCACCGCCAAGAGCATGGAAGAAGACAAGCTGGCCGGCCTGAACAGCGGGGCCGACGATTACGTCACCAAGCCGTTCTCGCCGCGCGAGCTGCTGGCGCGCGCCAAAGCGCTGTTGCGACGCAAGAGTCCGGAACACGCGCAGGCGCCCATGCGCGCCGGCAACGTGGCCCTGGATCCCGTCAGCTGCACCGTGATGATGGATGAACAGAAGATCGATATCGGCCACGCCGAATACAAGCTGCTGAAATTCCTGCTGGCCCATCCGGAGCGCGTGTTTTCGCGCAGCCAGTTGCTCGACAAGGTGTGGGGCGACCATGTGGTGATCGAGGAACGCACGGTCGATGTCCACGTATTGCGCTTGCGCAAAGCCTTGAAAGAGGCGGAAAGCCTGATCAAGACCGTGCGCAGCGTCGGCTACATGTTGTCTGAAAAATAA